From the genome of Ralstonia insidiosa:
GATGCGCAACGCGCTGGTCGACAAGCTGGCTGCCAAGGGCGTGAAGACCGACTTCTCGTTCGTGAAGGCCCAGCGCGGCATGTTCTCGTACTCGGGCCTGACCTCGGCCCAGGTGGACCGCCTGCGCAACGAGCACGGCATCTACGCGGTGTCGACCGGCCGCATCTGCGTGGCTGCGCTGAACACCCACAACATCGACGCCGTGGTGAACGCTATCGCTGATGTTCTGTAAGGTGCAGTAGGCGTCACGCCTTAGGTGCAATTGCAAAAAGAAAAGCGGCTTCGGCCGCTTTTTTGCTGCATATCGCTAGACTGACATGGGCGCATCATACAAGCCGCGCAACACTCTGTTATCAGGGTTTCTGCTGCATCGCAGTAATATGCGCCTAGGTGCATAATCGTTTGCGTCGCCCTCGCCACCACAGATCGGTCCAGCCATGCTTTACCAGCTCCACGAATTCCAACGCGCCCTGCTCAGCCCGATGACGGCCTGGGCTCAAGCCACCGCCAAGACTTTCACCAACCCGCTCAGCCCGCTGTCCATGGTGCCCGGTGCCCAGCGCTATGCCGCTGGCTACGAGCTGCTTTATCGCCTGGGCAAGGAATACGAGAAGCCGGAATTCGGCATCCGCTCGGTCAAGTCCAACGGGCGCGACATCCCGATCGTCGAACAGACGATCATCGAGAAGCCGTTCTGCCGCCTGATCCGCTTCAAGCGCTACGCGGACGACGCCGAGACCATCAAGCTGCTCAAGGATGAGCCGGTGGTGCTGGTGTGTGCGCCGCTGTCGGGCCACCACTCCACACTGCTGCGCGATACCGTGCGCACGCTGCTGCAGGATCACAAGGTGTACGTGACGGACTGGATCGACGCCCGCATGGTGCCGGCCGAGCACGGTGCGTTCCACCTGTCGGACTACATCAACTACATCCGCGAGTTCATCAACCACATTGGTGCTGACAAGCTGCACGTGATTTCGGTGTGCCAGCCGACCGTGCCGGTGCTGGCCGCCATCTCGCTGATGGCCTCGGACGGCGAAAAGACGCCGCGCACCATGACCATGATGGGCGGCCCGATCGACGCGCGTAAGAGCCCGACGGCCGTCAACTCGCTGGCGACCAACAAATCGCACAGCTGGTTCGAGACCAACGTGATCTACACCGTGCCGGCCAACTACCCCGGCCATGGCCGCAAGGTCTATCCGGGCT
Proteins encoded in this window:
- a CDS encoding polyhydroxyalkanoate depolymerase; this encodes MLYQLHEFQRALLSPMTAWAQATAKTFTNPLSPLSMVPGAQRYAAGYELLYRLGKEYEKPEFGIRSVKSNGRDIPIVEQTIIEKPFCRLIRFKRYADDAETIKLLKDEPVVLVCAPLSGHHSTLLRDTVRTLLQDHKVYVTDWIDARMVPAEHGAFHLSDYINYIREFINHIGADKLHVISVCQPTVPVLAAISLMASDGEKTPRTMTMMGGPIDARKSPTAVNSLATNKSHSWFETNVIYTVPANYPGHGRKVYPGFLQHAGFVAMNPDRHLSSHYDYYLNLIEGDTEDAEAHVRFYDEYNAVLDMAADYYLETIRDVFQEFHLANGTWVIEGKPVRPQDIKGTALFTIEGELDDISGSGQTEAAHGLCTGIPKARKQHLTAPKCGHYGIFSGRRWREQVYPQLRDFIRQYDQGAPRIKAVA